A window of Actinobacillus suis ATCC 33415 contains these coding sequences:
- a CDS encoding phage terminase small subunit P27 family, protein MTKRKTPKAPSYLDAIATDQWKRKIKQLAERGDITEEDYTNLELYCVNYSLYRQAVQNIAERGFSITNTQGTEARNPALTAKSEAEKIIIKMSSLLGFDPVSRRKNPVDTEEKDVLDEL, encoded by the coding sequence ATGACAAAGCGAAAAACACCTAAAGCCCCAAGTTATTTAGATGCAATCGCAACCGATCAATGGAAGCGAAAAATAAAACAGTTAGCGGAACGTGGGGATATAACCGAAGAAGATTACACTAACTTAGAACTGTATTGCGTGAACTATTCGCTTTACCGGCAAGCGGTTCAAAATATTGCCGAGCGAGGCTTTAGCATTACTAATACGCAAGGCACGGAAGCCCGTAATCCGGCACTTACCGCTAAAAGTGAAGCAGAAAAAATCATTATTAAAATGTCGTCCTTACTGGGCTTTGACCCAGTCAGCAGACGTAAAAACCCCGTAGATACAGAAGAAAAAGACGTATTAGACGAACTATGA
- a CDS encoding diacylglycerol kinase: MKPENKADFQRVIRAAGYSMKGLKAAYINEPAFRQEIWCATILIPLALLLGNDIIEKLLLLSTVFLVLITELLNSAIEAVVDRIGSDFHELSGRAKDIGSAAVFMAMVLFAITWLLILIF; encoded by the coding sequence ATGAAACCTGAAAATAAAGCAGACTTTCAACGTGTTATTCGTGCTGCCGGTTATTCAATGAAAGGGCTTAAAGCAGCCTACATTAATGAACCCGCATTTCGCCAAGAAATTTGGTGTGCAACGATTTTAATCCCTCTTGCATTACTACTTGGCAACGATATCATTGAAAAACTTTTACTGCTAAGTACTGTGTTTTTAGTGCTGATTACCGAATTATTAAATAGCGCAATTGAAGCTGTCGTAGATAGGATCGGTTCTGACTTCCATGAATTATCAGGACGAGCGAAAGACATCGGTTCCGCAGCCGTATTTATGGCAATGGTTCTATTTGCGATAACGTGGCTACTTATTCTTATTTTTTAA
- a CDS encoding class I SAM-dependent methyltransferase: MKKEEVGHNFLARLGKTRLRPGGKLATDWLIANGDFNKDKKVLEVACNMCTTAIQIAKQYGCHITGIDLDEEALDKARANIKEHEVEDLVKVQRANATKLPFEDNSFDIVINEAMLTMLPIEAKEKAIREYIRVLKPGGFLLTHDVMLNTEDADAVIQSLREAINLTVTPLTKEGWKTLFHECGFRNVDAYSGEMTLLSPKGLIHDEGVLGAMKIVGNALKPENRDTFKKMFQTFNDPENKLGFIAVCSQK; the protein is encoded by the coding sequence ATGAAAAAAGAAGAAGTAGGACATAATTTTTTAGCCCGTCTTGGCAAAACTCGCTTACGTCCGGGTGGTAAATTAGCGACCGATTGGCTCATTGCGAATGGTGATTTTAACAAAGATAAAAAAGTATTAGAAGTCGCATGCAATATGTGTACGACTGCTATTCAAATCGCTAAACAATATGGTTGTCATATCACTGGTATTGATTTAGATGAAGAAGCGCTTGATAAAGCACGTGCGAATATTAAAGAGCATGAAGTTGAAGATCTTGTAAAAGTTCAGCGTGCCAATGCGACAAAATTGCCGTTCGAAGACAATTCATTTGATATTGTGATCAATGAAGCAATGTTGACCATGTTGCCTATTGAAGCAAAAGAAAAAGCAATTCGTGAATATATTCGTGTATTAAAACCGGGTGGTTTCTTGTTAACTCATGACGTCATGCTAAATACCGAGGATGCGGATGCCGTGATTCAGTCACTAAGAGAAGCGATTAATCTTACGGTAACACCATTAACCAAAGAAGGTTGGAAAACCTTATTCCATGAATGTGGCTTCCGTAATGTAGATGCTTATTCAGGCGAAATGACTTTGCTTTCTCCGAAAGGTTTAATTCATGATGAAGGTGTTTTAGGCGCAATGAAAATTGTCGGTAATGCACTAAAACCTGAAAATCGCGATACGTTCAAAAAAATGTTCCAAACCTTTAATGATCCGGAAAATAAACTGGGCTTTATTGCTGTTTGTAGCCAAAAATAA
- a CDS encoding phage portal protein: MFKWFKRNKQESANEVRSTPLTLDEYFSYMGASNTNSGEFVTPITAEALPAVLNAVTVISQAVASMPCYLFELTSDGRSRVHKHSVEYLLNEMPNRNQTPYQFKETMMRHLLLNGNAYAVIGWNYKGEAESLTPYPPHSVNIQRTNKGTWIYQITDIDGNVKNYLQDEILHLRNSSYDGFIGRSPITIAREAVGLGMSQQRHGSSIMNNGLLASGIISTAEWFDEAKGQKAIKALERYKGAKNAGKTPILEGGMEYKQLGMSNQDAEWLASRKFTIEDIARIFNISPIFLQDYSHSSYSNFTEASRSFLGQTLKPHLVNFEQQLKDALMIDLASNSRKRYVIEFDTSELLRTNQNDRFTGYEIAIKSGILSPNECRKREGLPPYVGGDEFSQAWKQTVEVKKGKTNGENG, from the coding sequence ATGTTTAAATGGTTTAAACGAAATAAACAGGAATCAGCGAATGAAGTTAGATCTACGCCCCTTACTTTGGATGAGTATTTTAGCTATATGGGTGCAAGCAATACAAATTCAGGCGAGTTTGTAACGCCTATTACTGCAGAAGCATTGCCGGCGGTATTAAATGCAGTAACGGTAATATCTCAAGCGGTTGCCAGTATGCCATGTTATTTATTTGAATTAACAAGCGATGGGCGAAGCCGAGTACATAAGCACTCGGTTGAATATCTGCTCAATGAAATGCCAAATCGTAACCAAACGCCATACCAATTCAAAGAAACGATGATGCGACACTTGCTTTTGAATGGTAATGCGTATGCGGTAATAGGTTGGAATTATAAGGGCGAAGCGGAATCACTAACGCCATATCCGCCGCATAGTGTAAATATTCAACGCACCAATAAAGGCACGTGGATCTACCAAATAACAGATATTGACGGCAACGTGAAAAACTATCTTCAAGATGAAATCCTACATTTACGAAATTCTAGCTATGACGGCTTTATAGGACGTAGCCCGATTACTATTGCCCGTGAAGCGGTGGGTTTGGGGATGTCACAACAAAGACACGGCTCAAGCATAATGAATAATGGCTTATTAGCAAGCGGCATTATCTCAACGGCTGAATGGTTTGATGAAGCCAAAGGGCAAAAGGCGATAAAAGCCTTAGAGCGTTACAAAGGGGCAAAGAACGCAGGTAAAACGCCGATTTTAGAAGGCGGTATGGAATACAAACAGTTAGGAATGAGTAATCAAGATGCGGAATGGTTAGCAAGCCGAAAATTCACTATTGAAGATATTGCCCGTATTTTCAATATTAGCCCAATCTTCTTACAAGATTATTCGCATAGTAGCTACTCAAATTTCACGGAAGCGAGCCGATCATTCTTAGGGCAGACACTTAAACCGCATTTAGTCAATTTTGAGCAACAGCTAAAAGACGCCTTGATGATTGATTTAGCAAGTAATAGCCGTAAGCGTTACGTGATTGAATTTGATACTAGCGAACTGTTGCGAACCAATCAAAATGACCGTTTCACAGGTTACGAGATTGCTATCAAAAGTGGCATTCTATCCCCGAACGAATGTAGAAAGCGTGAAGGCTTACCGCCTTATGTTGGCGGCGATGAATTTAGCCAAGCATGGAAACAAACCGTAGAAGTTAAAAAAGGTAAAACAAATGGCGAGAATGGTTAG
- a CDS encoding AI-2E family transporter — MLEMFQAWYKQKFNDPQTVALLGILLIGFGIIYFFSDLIMPLLVAIVFAYLLEWPIRFLMRHFKFPRFLSLVVVLGGFISLLIFLFMVMLPSLWNQAVTFIRDLPSMFNLLNAWLEALPEHYPELIDYAMLDTLMGNLKTKILGFGESLLTLSVHSIISLVGLGIYAFLVPLMVFFLLKDKHLFVRSFVRMLPKNRRLAANVWFEMQQQIANYIRGKFLEILIVGIATYALFLFFDLRYPLLLSVAVGLSVLVPYIGAVLVTIPVALVALFQFGLSPEFYYLLLAFVISQLLDGNLVVPFLFSEAVNLHPLTIIVAVLIFGGLWGFWGVFFAIPLATLVKAVVNALPSNEEDCV; from the coding sequence ATGCTTGAAATGTTCCAAGCTTGGTATAAACAGAAATTTAATGATCCGCAAACAGTCGCGTTACTCGGTATTTTATTGATTGGATTCGGCATCATTTATTTCTTCAGCGATCTGATTATGCCGTTGTTAGTGGCGATTGTTTTTGCTTACCTACTTGAATGGCCGATTCGTTTTCTTATGCGCCATTTTAAATTCCCTCGCTTTCTGAGCTTGGTGGTTGTATTAGGTGGATTTATCTCGCTGCTTATCTTTCTATTTATGGTGATGTTGCCAAGCCTGTGGAACCAAGCGGTCACATTTATTCGGGATCTTCCCTCTATGTTCAACTTATTGAATGCTTGGCTGGAAGCATTACCAGAACATTATCCCGAATTAATTGATTACGCCATGCTAGACACTTTAATGGGCAATTTAAAGACAAAAATTTTAGGTTTCGGGGAATCTTTATTAACTTTGTCTGTCCACTCTATTATCAGTCTAGTAGGATTAGGTATTTACGCATTTTTAGTGCCGTTAATGGTGTTTTTCTTGTTAAAAGATAAACACCTTTTTGTGCGTTCTTTTGTGCGTATGTTGCCGAAAAATCGTCGTTTAGCAGCAAACGTATGGTTTGAAATGCAACAACAAATTGCAAATTATATCCGTGGTAAATTCTTAGAAATTTTGATTGTTGGTATTGCAACTTATGCCCTCTTCTTATTCTTTGATTTACGTTATCCGTTACTACTTTCCGTAGCGGTAGGATTATCAGTGTTAGTGCCTTATATCGGTGCAGTATTAGTTACGATACCGGTTGCTTTAGTTGCTTTATTTCAATTTGGATTGTCACCTGAATTCTATTACTTGCTGCTCGCTTTCGTGATCAGCCAACTACTAGACGGAAATTTAGTTGTGCCATTTTTATTTTCCGAAGCTGTAAATTTACATCCATTAACTATTATTGTAGCGGTGTTAATTTTTGGCGGCTTGTGGGGATTTTGGGGCGTGTTTTTTGCAATTCCTCTTGCAACATTGGTTAAAGCCGTTGTTAATGCGTTACCTTCAAATGAAGAAGATTGCGTATAG
- a CDS encoding gluconeogenesis factor YvcK family protein, translating to MPEQKLSSRHPYLNSMSQVVAIGGGHGLGRVLSSLSFLGKRLTGIVTTTDDGGSTGRIRSQHGGIAWGDLRNCLTQIIIKPTVASALFEYRFGGAGELAGHNLGNLILKALENMKIRPLEGINLVRDLLHVRAGLIPMSESPVHLAAQLKSGVTIVGEVSVDALEEIPRNLLLIPRVNATPEAIESIKEAELIVLGPGSFLTSIMPSLLIDEISNAIQHSKAKVIFIDNIQQESGPAGSLSLADRVEWLETRIGKNRLDGIITVPTAYSNLSANIKVLKQVLSDDEVAYRHDRNKLSKAINDIVELLNT from the coding sequence ATGCCTGAACAAAAACTATCTTCTCGTCATCCTTATTTGAATAGTATGAGTCAGGTGGTTGCCATTGGTGGCGGACACGGTTTAGGTCGAGTATTATCATCACTATCATTCCTTGGGAAACGACTTACCGGAATTGTCACCACCACAGATGATGGCGGTTCTACCGGTCGTATTCGTTCCCAGCACGGTGGTATTGCTTGGGGTGACTTGCGTAACTGTTTAACGCAAATTATCATCAAGCCGACTGTCGCTTCTGCATTATTTGAATATCGTTTCGGCGGTGCGGGAGAACTTGCAGGACATAACTTAGGTAATTTAATTTTAAAAGCGTTAGAAAATATGAAAATTCGACCGCTTGAAGGAATTAATTTAGTCCGGGACTTATTGCATGTTCGTGCTGGACTAATTCCAATGTCGGAATCGCCGGTACACTTAGCGGCACAATTAAAATCGGGCGTAACGATTGTTGGCGAAGTTTCAGTAGATGCACTTGAAGAAATTCCGAGAAATTTATTGCTAATTCCGAGGGTAAATGCGACACCGGAAGCGATTGAATCAATAAAAGAGGCGGAATTAATCGTACTTGGTCCCGGCAGTTTTTTAACCAGCATTATGCCGTCATTATTGATTGATGAAATATCGAATGCGATTCAGCATAGTAAAGCAAAGGTTATTTTTATTGATAATATTCAGCAAGAATCGGGGCCAGCCGGCTCTCTTTCATTAGCAGATCGTGTAGAATGGTTGGAAACTCGGATTGGTAAAAATCGCCTTGATGGCATTATTACTGTTCCAACCGCCTATAGTAATCTATCGGCGAATATTAAAGTGTTAAAGCAAGTTTTATCTGATGACGAAGTGGCTTATCGCCATGATCGAAATAAGCTCAGCAAAGCCATCAATGATATAGTAGAATTACTAAATACATAA
- the gpU gene encoding phage tail terminator protein, whose amino-acid sequence MIIHNQIRQEILDVLANGGLKKIKFFHNGKTVFKDLGQELPAISVFIDETESNAFTVCEDEWIGDLQIAIYLPLHSNESELDEIAEQISFIMKDCDLETVSDCRLSRYSYDYDANESAWITATLHYSINYFS is encoded by the coding sequence ATGATTATTCATAATCAAATCCGCCAAGAGATTTTAGATGTCTTGGCTAATGGCGGACTTAAAAAAATTAAGTTTTTCCATAATGGGAAAACAGTATTTAAAGACTTAGGGCAGGAATTGCCCGCTATTTCAGTCTTTATTGATGAAACAGAAAGTAATGCTTTTACTGTATGTGAAGATGAATGGATTGGTGATTTACAAATTGCTATTTATCTTCCGCTTCACTCAAACGAAAGTGAGCTAGATGAAATTGCCGAACAAATTTCATTCATTATGAAAGATTGTGATTTAGAAACGGTTAGCGATTGTCGATTAAGCCGTTATAGCTATGACTATGATGCGAATGAATCCGCATGGATTACGGCAACGTTACATTATTCAATTAATTATTTTAGTTAA
- the sstT gene encoding serine/threonine transporter SstT has protein sequence MSNSSLSSKIFGGNLVLRIAIGLVLGLCLASVNPEWAKSVGVLGQFFVKSLRAIAPILVFVLVLSAIANKEVGSDSKLKPILVMYILGTFVAALTAVIFSFLFPTTLELVSNPDNLNPPQGIGEIIKTVVFNLVDNPLQALANANFIGILAWAIGLGIALRHAAPSTKTFLNDFAEAVSYVVKVVIAFAPIGVFGLVAETIATNGIDAFAGYARLLGVLLGSMAFVAFVLNPLIVYWKIRRNPYPLTLICLRESGVTAFFTRSSAANIPVNMNLAKRLGVRDEIASVAIPLGANINMAGAAITVTVLTLAAAYTQGIHPDFATALLLSIVAAICACGASGVAGGSLLLIPLACSLFNIPNDIAAQVIGVGFIIGVIQDSAETALNSSTDVLFTTAVSMAEDNK, from the coding sequence ATGAGTAATTCATCTTTATCTTCAAAAATTTTCGGGGGCAACTTAGTCTTACGTATTGCCATCGGTTTAGTGCTTGGCTTGTGTTTAGCATCTGTTAATCCTGAGTGGGCAAAAAGCGTTGGCGTATTAGGTCAATTTTTTGTGAAATCACTTCGAGCAATTGCACCGATTCTTGTATTTGTATTAGTGCTTTCTGCAATTGCAAATAAAGAAGTAGGTTCAGACAGTAAATTAAAACCGATTCTAGTAATGTATATTTTAGGTACATTTGTTGCAGCATTGACAGCAGTGATATTTAGTTTCCTTTTCCCAACAACATTAGAACTTGTTTCAAATCCAGATAATTTAAATCCTCCGCAAGGTATTGGGGAAATTATCAAAACAGTTGTGTTCAATTTAGTTGATAACCCGTTACAAGCATTAGCAAATGCTAACTTTATCGGCATTTTAGCTTGGGCGATTGGCTTAGGTATTGCGTTACGTCATGCGGCACCAAGTACAAAAACATTTTTAAACGATTTTGCGGAAGCAGTATCTTATGTTGTTAAAGTTGTAATCGCTTTTGCACCTATCGGTGTATTTGGTTTAGTTGCTGAAACAATAGCAACGAATGGTATTGATGCATTTGCCGGCTATGCGCGTTTATTAGGCGTATTACTTGGTTCAATGGCATTTGTGGCATTTGTGCTAAATCCATTAATTGTATATTGGAAAATCCGCCGTAATCCGTATCCATTGACATTAATCTGTTTACGCGAAAGCGGAGTAACAGCTTTCTTTACTCGTAGCTCAGCGGCAAATATTCCAGTGAATATGAACCTTGCTAAACGTTTAGGTGTACGAGATGAAATCGCTTCTGTTGCAATTCCACTTGGTGCGAATATCAACATGGCGGGTGCTGCAATTACAGTAACTGTATTAACATTAGCTGCTGCTTATACCCAAGGGATTCATCCTGATTTTGCAACAGCGTTATTATTAAGTATTGTTGCTGCAATTTGTGCGTGTGGCGCATCAGGTGTTGCAGGTGGATCGTTATTACTTATCCCATTAGCATGTAGTTTATTTAATATTCCAAATGATATCGCCGCACAAGTAATCGGTGTTGGCTTTATCATCGGCGTGATTCAAGATTCAGCTGAGACCGCATTAAACTCATCAACAGACGTGCTATTTACTACAGCAGTAAGTATGGCAGAAGACAATAAATAA
- a CDS encoding phage head closure protein, which translates to MARMVRAGKFDKVIEIQKPISKKSDYGSPIREWQTVKQIRASIEPLQGREYFSGPFQMGENITRVRIRYQPDLPINRKMRVKYGEQILDIYSVIDSKERHEEIQLMCKEGEAYER; encoded by the coding sequence ATGGCGAGAATGGTTAGAGCCGGAAAATTCGATAAGGTTATAGAAATACAAAAGCCAATCAGTAAGAAAAGTGATTATGGTTCCCCTATTCGAGAATGGCAAACAGTAAAACAAATACGGGCAAGTATTGAACCACTACAAGGGCGAGAATATTTTAGCGGCCCTTTCCAAATGGGGGAGAACATCACCCGAGTAAGAATACGCTATCAGCCTGATTTACCTATCAATAGAAAAATGCGTGTGAAGTATGGAGAACAAATACTAGATATTTATTCAGTAATTGATAGTAAGGAACGGCATGAAGAAATTCAATTAATGTGTAAAGAAGGGGAAGCGTATGAGCGTTAG
- the queA gene encoding tRNA preQ1(34) S-adenosylmethionine ribosyltransferase-isomerase QueA: MLVSDFHFDLPDELIARYPTAERTASRLLQLTGETGEFADKQFSDLLTQIEAGDLLIFNNTRVIPARLYGRKASGGKLEVLVERVLDEHRCLAHVRASKAPKEGAELVLGEDKLGEGNGFKAIMAARHEALFELHFNEEQPLFDLLQQAGHMPLPPYIDRPDEDADQERYQTVYSKVLGAVAAPTAGLHFDTPTLEKLKAKGVNIAFVTLHVGAGTFQPVRVDNILDHKMHAEYAEVSQDVVDQILATKAAGKRVIAVGTTSVRSIESAAQAAEQEGKLIAPFFSDTSIFLYPGKTFRIVDALVTNFHLPESTLIMLVSAFAGYRNTMNAYKHAVEAKYRFFSYGDAMFISKNPNALHDVP, translated from the coding sequence ATGTTAGTTTCTGATTTCCATTTTGACTTACCTGACGAGCTTATCGCTCGTTATCCTACTGCGGAACGTACCGCTAGCCGCTTATTACAGTTAACCGGTGAAACCGGTGAATTTGCCGACAAACAATTCTCCGACTTATTGACGCAAATTGAAGCAGGAGATTTGCTGATTTTCAATAATACGCGTGTTATTCCTGCACGTTTGTACGGACGTAAAGCCAGTGGCGGGAAATTAGAAGTTTTAGTTGAGCGAGTTTTAGATGAACATCGCTGTTTAGCTCACGTGCGTGCTTCAAAAGCACCGAAAGAAGGTGCGGAACTTGTACTTGGTGAAGATAAACTCGGCGAAGGTAATGGTTTTAAAGCAATTATGGCTGCACGCCATGAGGCATTGTTTGAATTACATTTCAACGAAGAACAACCTCTGTTTGATTTACTTCAACAAGCCGGTCATATGCCATTACCGCCGTATATTGATCGTCCTGACGAAGATGCTGACCAAGAACGCTATCAAACCGTTTATAGTAAAGTTCTAGGTGCTGTGGCTGCACCGACTGCCGGTTTGCATTTTGACACACCAACGCTTGAAAAGCTCAAAGCAAAGGGAGTTAATATCGCCTTTGTAACATTACATGTTGGCGCAGGCACATTCCAACCGGTACGCGTAGATAATATTTTGGATCATAAAATGCACGCTGAATATGCTGAAGTAAGCCAAGACGTTGTTGATCAAATTTTAGCAACTAAAGCAGCCGGCAAACGTGTTATTGCGGTTGGCACTACTTCTGTTCGTTCGATCGAAAGTGCCGCTCAAGCTGCCGAACAAGAAGGTAAATTGATTGCGCCGTTTTTCTCAGATACCAGTATTTTCCTGTATCCGGGCAAAACATTCCGTATTGTCGATGCGTTAGTCACAAACTTCCATTTACCTGAATCAACGCTAATTATGTTAGTTTCTGCGTTTGCCGGTTACCGCAACACAATGAATGCTTATAAACATGCAGTAGAAGCGAAATATCGTTTCTTTAGTTATGGTGATGCAATGTTTATTTCAAAAAATCCGAATGCCTTACATGATGTTCCTTAA
- a CDS encoding head-tail connector protein: MSVSISLDEIKAHLRIEHDLDDSLLEMLAESALEVAQNYIGKTWGESNTEKEVKFTSGIKVGCLMFIGHLYANRETVADVQLYEVPFAISALWNPYREPSIY; encoded by the coding sequence ATGAGCGTTAGTATAAGCCTAGATGAAATCAAAGCCCATTTGCGTATTGAGCATGATCTTGATGATTCATTACTGGAGATGTTGGCGGAATCAGCGTTAGAAGTAGCTCAGAACTATATTGGTAAAACGTGGGGCGAAAGCAATACGGAAAAAGAAGTGAAGTTTACTAGTGGCATAAAAGTAGGTTGCCTAATGTTTATCGGGCATTTGTATGCGAATCGTGAAACGGTGGCGGATGTCCAGCTTTATGAAGTGCCTTTTGCTATTAGTGCTTTATGGAATCCATATCGAGAACCTAGCATTTATTAG
- a CDS encoding HNH endonuclease, protein MPMQPLRRCTFPGCRNRVKSGRCDEHKPKDTRQSAAKRGYDHRWAKYRKGYLAQNPLCVMCLAKGIYTPATVIDHIKPVENGQADPLFWVKSNHQALCRDCHSYKTREIDKRGYGAKK, encoded by the coding sequence ATGCCGATGCAACCATTAAGGCGTTGTACTTTCCCCGGTTGTCGTAATCGAGTGAAATCCGGACGATGTGATGAGCATAAGCCAAAGGATACCCGACAGAGTGCAGCTAAACGAGGTTACGATCATAGATGGGCGAAATACCGTAAAGGATACTTAGCACAAAATCCCCTTTGTGTTATGTGTTTAGCAAAAGGAATCTACACACCGGCAACCGTGATAGACCATATTAAGCCCGTAGAGAATGGACAAGCAGATCCGTTATTTTGGGTAAAGTCAAACCATCAAGCCTTATGCCGAGATTGCCATAGCTACAAAACAAGAGAGATAGACAAACGTGGATATGGTGCGAAGAAGTAA
- a CDS encoding HK97 family phage prohead protease, giving the protein MENTKFEIRTASLAAEQESRTLSGYVVQWNKPSEVLWGEFIETFAPNAFTKSLNGGGDVRALFEHDYTKLLGRTSSNTLTLAEDNQGLRFRIDLPNTQLGNDILESVRRGDISGMSFGFLPEVEEWDETKEPALRTIKQAQLFEITVTSIPAYPDSSLEIAKRSRIAAKREQKNINQDEMRKNWLTLAEA; this is encoded by the coding sequence ATGGAAAATACAAAATTTGAAATCAGAACCGCCAGTTTAGCCGCTGAACAAGAAAGCCGTACTTTATCCGGCTATGTGGTGCAATGGAATAAACCTAGCGAAGTGCTATGGGGAGAGTTTATCGAAACATTCGCCCCTAATGCTTTTACTAAATCGCTAAATGGTGGCGGAGATGTTCGAGCATTATTCGAACATGATTACACTAAATTATTAGGTAGAACCAGTAGCAATACGCTTACCTTGGCGGAAGATAATCAAGGCTTACGTTTTCGCATAGATTTGCCAAATACACAATTAGGCAATGATATTTTAGAAAGCGTACGCCGTGGCGATATTAGTGGAATGTCCTTTGGCTTTTTACCGGAGGTGGAAGAATGGGACGAAACGAAAGAACCGGCATTAAGAACTATTAAGCAAGCACAGTTATTTGAAATTACTGTAACCAGTATTCCGGCATATCCGGATAGTAGCCTAGAAATTGCGAAGCGTTCACGTATTGCCGCCAAAAGAGAACAGAAAAACATCAATCAAGATGAGATGCGTAAAAACTGGCTAACGTTGGCGGAGGCTTAA
- a CDS encoding phage major capsid protein, translating to MFKKLLEARNKKAAMVAEMRSLMEKAEQENRSLNEEEAGQFDALKAKVEEVKKEIDRLESVTEEERNNPNYQQAEKATNPPSNDELRHWIKTGETRALATNTNAGADGGYSVIPQLDKEVMKRLTDDGVMRQIANVVKLPVGVKEWKKLVSAGGAVAQHGTEGEARTETATPKLNEVTIALNPIYAYPKTTQEILDFSGVDILGWLTDEISETFTDTEEIDLTNGDGSKKSKGFLAYPRTTANDKARPFGTLQKMEVQPAKLTADTLIDLLFSLRSKYRKNAVWVMNSQTAGTLQKLKNGNGDYIWRDGLQVGSPSTLLGLPVYYMETMPNAEGTNPFLAVGDFKRGYTIVDHETGVRTKPDNITEPGFYKIHTDKYLGGGVVDSNAIKVLEAKA from the coding sequence ATGTTTAAAAAATTATTAGAAGCCCGTAATAAAAAAGCGGCGATGGTGGCAGAAATGCGTTCACTTATGGAAAAGGCAGAACAAGAGAACCGTTCTTTAAATGAAGAAGAAGCCGGTCAATTTGATGCTTTAAAAGCAAAGGTTGAAGAAGTCAAAAAAGAGATTGACCGCTTAGAAAGTGTGACCGAAGAAGAGCGTAATAATCCAAATTATCAGCAAGCGGAAAAAGCTACAAATCCGCCAAGCAATGATGAATTGCGTCATTGGATTAAAACAGGTGAAACTCGAGCCTTAGCTACAAATACAAATGCCGGTGCGGATGGCGGTTATTCTGTGATTCCTCAATTAGATAAAGAGGTCATGAAACGTTTAACCGATGATGGCGTAATGCGTCAGATTGCTAACGTCGTGAAATTACCGGTAGGTGTGAAAGAATGGAAAAAATTAGTATCAGCCGGCGGTGCAGTGGCTCAACACGGTACAGAAGGCGAAGCACGCACGGAAACCGCAACGCCTAAATTAAATGAAGTCACTATCGCCCTCAACCCGATTTACGCTTATCCAAAAACGACACAAGAAATTTTAGATTTCAGCGGCGTGGATATTTTAGGCTGGCTAACGGATGAAATTAGCGAAACATTTACAGATACGGAAGAAATCGATCTAACGAATGGCGATGGTTCGAAAAAATCAAAAGGCTTTTTGGCTTACCCACGTACTACCGCAAATGATAAGGCTAGACCTTTTGGCACGCTTCAAAAAATGGAAGTACAACCGGCAAAACTTACGGCGGATACATTGATTGACCTTTTATTCTCACTACGTAGCAAATATCGTAAAAATGCTGTATGGGTAATGAACTCACAAACAGCCGGTACATTACAAAAACTGAAAAATGGTAATGGTGATTATATTTGGCGTGATGGTCTTCAAGTCGGTAGCCCTTCTACGCTTTTAGGCTTACCGGTTTACTATATGGAAACGATGCCAAACGCAGAAGGCACAAATCCATTCTTAGCGGTTGGTGACTTTAAACGAGGTTATACGATTGTAGATCATGAAACGGGCGTACGCACTAAACCGGATAATATTACCGAGCCGGGATTCTATAAAATCCACACGGACAAATATTTAGGCGGCGGTGTGGTTGATTCAAATGCGATTAAAGTGTTAGAAGCGAAAGCCTAA